The DNA region CCAAACTATACTATTTACTAATTTCATAGTAAATTTCTAGTCACAAATATTACTTACAGGAACTCTAATGCCTGAATACTATGAAATCTTAATACTCTTTGGAGTCGGAGTTTTGGCCGGTCTAATCAATATCATGGCTGGGGGCGGCTCCAGTTTCACCTTGCCTGCGCTCATATTCTTGGGCCTAGACTCTCCCACGGCAAACGGCACAAATCGTGTTGGAATTCTAATACAGAGCATCTTTGCAACTATTTCATTTCGAAATGAGAACATAACTGGCCTTAGGTTAAGCCTGAGGTTAGGGGCCCTTACTATACCAGGCGCTATTCTAGGTGCACTGTTGGCCGTTAGGGTGAGCGATCGGTTGTTTGAGATTGTTTTAGGGATAATAATGATTGGGATAGTCATAACTATGCTAGTGCCGCAGAGTAAGGATATAGTTACGACACCGGAGGGAAAAAAGAGTTGGCTCATATATCCGATTATGTTCGGCGTCGGGTTTTATGGGGGATTTTTACAAGTCGGGGTTGGGTTTCTAATTATGGCGGGACTTTATCATCTTATGAAGATGAACCTTGTATATGTAAATATGCACAAAGCTTTTATAAACCTCATTTTCACAATACCGGCCTTGGCAATTTTCATGTGGACTAATAATGTCGACTGGGTACTTGGACTAGTACTTGCTGTAGGAAACGCACTAGGCGGGTGGTGGTCTGCAAAAATATCTGTTCGAGGCGGCGAGAAGGTAATACGCTACGTTATGGTAGTCGCAATAATTATAATTGCGCTAAAACTCTTTGGACTATTTTAGTATATCAGCAGCTAATTATTTGATGTACCTATTTATCCCACATCATCTTGATAAGTCTCTTTTATCTTAACGAATACAATTAGCGAGATAATAGCTGATAATATTAGATAGTAGCTTGGTGAGAGTTTATCTCCCGTGATATCGATTAGATATGTAGCTACGAACGGCGCGGTTCCGCCAAAAACAGCAAATCCTATGTTATATCCAATCGAGACCGCGCTCATGCGCACTTTGGCCGGGAAAAGCTCTATCATCATGGCTCCAAACGGTCCAAACACCATAGAAAGCCCGATTGCAAATACTATTTGAGCCAGAAGGTCATGAAACGCATCACCACGAGTAAATTCAATAAATAGCGGATATGAGAAAATCGCTATTACAAGACATCCTGCAATAAGCAGCGGCTTTCTTCCTAATTTATCAGAGAAGTATCCCATTATTGGGGTAATAATCATAAGTACAATCATGCTTATTGTATTTATCTCAAGTGCCGTCGAGAGATCTAAGTGAGTTTCAGTAGAAAGAAATGTCGTAAGGTAGACAAATATCATATAGAAGTTCACTGAACCAACGCATGTTGCCCCGATAACAGTTATGATTTCCTTCCAATGATATCTAAACGCATCTCTTATAGGTTCCTTAGAAAGCTCACCAGCTTCCTTCATCTTTTTAAAAGAAGGCGATTCATCTATACCTGCTCTTAAGAATAGCCCAACTATTCCTATTATGAGTCCAAGCAAAAATGGAATCCTCCAACCAAAACTGTGTACTTGTGAAGTTGTGAATACATCTGTTACAACAGATGCTATGGCCGAGCCCAAAAGAATACCTCCAAGAAGACTAAATACTGTCCAGCTGCTGTAAAAACCCCTTCTGCCTGGTGGATAAGGCGCATGCTCAACAACGTATGATATAGATCCGGTAAACTCACCGCCAACTGATATCCCTTGTATGAGTCTTATTATGGTAAGTAGTATAGGAGCCCATATGCCAACAGATTCATATGTTGGGAGTACTCCTATAAGAGTAGTAGGAATTGCCATCATAAGCACTGATATTTCAAGCGCTTTTTTTCGGCCGAGCCTATCTCCCAAAATACCAAACAAAACAGACCCCACCGGGCGCATCAAAAATCCAACTGCAAAAATTCCGAAAGTTGCAAGAAGGCCTGAGAGCTGATCTTCTGATGGGAAAAATAGTTTTGCTATGATAGGTGCAAAGAATCCGTATAGTGCAAAATCATACCACTCTAAAACGTTACCTACACATCCAGCTACCACGTTTTTTACTCTATATTCAGAAGCCGCACCAGTTGCCATATCTACCCTCCTAGGTCTACTACTAGTTGTATATCATTAAGGAGCTATCTGTGTCAAATGCCATACTTGGTTATTTTTTGACTAAAATGATGTAAATTAACTAGAGCGCGGAATGAAACTACCAGAACTTGTTCAGACTATT from Thermodesulfobacteriota bacterium includes:
- a CDS encoding sulfite exporter TauE/SafE family protein yields the protein MPEYYEILILFGVGVLAGLINIMAGGGSSFTLPALIFLGLDSPTANGTNRVGILIQSIFATISFRNENITGLRLSLRLGALTIPGAILGALLAVRVSDRLFEIVLGIIMIGIVITMLVPQSKDIVTTPEGKKSWLIYPIMFGVGFYGGFLQVGVGFLIMAGLYHLMKMNLVYVNMHKAFINLIFTIPALAIFMWTNNVDWVLGLVLAVGNALGGWWSAKISVRGGEKVIRYVMVVAIIIIALKLFGLF
- a CDS encoding MFS transporter; this encodes MATGAASEYRVKNVVAGCVGNVLEWYDFALYGFFAPIIAKLFFPSEDQLSGLLATFGIFAVGFLMRPVGSVLFGILGDRLGRKKALEISVLMMAIPTTLIGVLPTYESVGIWAPILLTIIRLIQGISVGGEFTGSISYVVEHAPYPPGRRGFYSSWTVFSLLGGILLGSAIASVVTDVFTTSQVHSFGWRIPFLLGLIIGIVGLFLRAGIDESPSFKKMKEAGELSKEPIRDAFRYHWKEIITVIGATCVGSVNFYMIFVYLTTFLSTETHLDLSTALEINTISMIVLMIITPIMGYFSDKLGRKPLLIAGCLVIAIFSYPLFIEFTRGDAFHDLLAQIVFAIGLSMVFGPFGAMMIELFPAKVRMSAVSIGYNIGFAVFGGTAPFVATYLIDITGDKLSPSYYLILSAIISLIVFVKIKETYQDDVG